One Oscillatoria salina IIICB1 genomic region harbors:
- the psaK gene encoding photosystem I reaction center subunit PsaK, with product MIPSTILAAVQTTVPPTPTWNLSVAIIMIACNVLAFVIGRFAIQNPGKGPDLPASKPAILGNFGIPELLAVASFGHILGTGVILGLANAGAL from the coding sequence ATGATTCCTTCAACAATCCTTGCTGCCGTTCAAACAACCGTACCTCCAACACCAACTTGGAATCTTTCCGTAGCCATCATTATGATTGCTTGCAACGTACTTGCTTTTGTCATTGGACGCTTCGCAATCCAGAATCCTGGTAAAGGTCCAGATTTACCTGCCTCAAAACCAGCAATTTTAGGTAACTTTGGCATTCCAGAACTGCTGGCAGTTGCTAGCTTCGGTCATATTTTAGGGACTGGGGTAATTTTAGGGTTAGCTAACGCAGGCGCTCTCTAA
- a CDS encoding FHA domain-containing protein, producing MITLTLLHPLQAIPIQSWVFEPESVIRIGRSTDNEVVLYSAVVSRHHVEIRRNDLEWELVNLGANGTYIDGKRIVRTTVVDGMVVRLASSGPKIQIRLEESDTNSKMRLSKTKRSSSRQLDESSKDTFIT from the coding sequence GTGATAACACTTACTCTGCTGCATCCTCTCCAAGCCATACCCATTCAAAGCTGGGTGTTTGAACCAGAATCAGTCATTCGGATTGGACGATCGACTGATAATGAAGTGGTTTTATATAGCGCGGTAGTTTCCCGTCACCATGTAGAAATTAGGCGTAACGATTTAGAATGGGAATTAGTCAATTTAGGCGCAAATGGAACCTACATTGATGGCAAAAGGATCGTTCGCACGACTGTGGTTGATGGAATGGTTGTACGTTTGGCTAGTTCTGGTCCGAAAATTCAGATTCGCCTAGAAGAGTCAGACACAAACAGCAAGATGCGCCTAAGTAAAACAAAGCGATCGTCATCTCGACAATTGGATGAAAGCTCAAAA